Proteins encoded together in one Candidatus Zixiibacteriota bacterium window:
- a CDS encoding ABC transporter permease codes for MLRNYFKIALKGLLRQKYYTFISLFGIIITLSVLTVSVALMNHATSMGKSGSRLDRCMIVNRIEARFKKGHIISYPSYYVLDQYVRNLKGPEAISIFSEAHEAVIYSENKRIPLKIKYTDDVFWDIAEFPFLEGMSFKKEAVDRAEMVAVITDRAGQNIFGTKPALGEYLETSKGTYRIIGIIPFREIRAIFLNADIFVPLTTSLGAMNSKELWGDEFALMQAADKSQFAPIKNEFQSHMEQLIKDHKDALQITSLDCFIGTMSESFMTEAGQSEIVTFLGIIGMMILFMLLPAVNLTTVNISRIMERFPEIGIRKAFGASSSTLMGQFIIENVILTLIGGLIAYILSWIALLLINASGVVPWGYIELDMKVFFYSMIVTVFFGIFSGVLPSYRMSRLHPAEALKGISR; via the coding sequence ATGCTGAGGAATTATTTTAAAATCGCGCTAAAAGGACTGCTGCGGCAAAAATATTATACTTTCATCAGTCTCTTTGGGATTATCATTACCCTGTCCGTCCTGACGGTTTCGGTCGCTCTGATGAATCATGCAACATCTATGGGGAAATCCGGCTCCCGACTGGATCGATGCATGATTGTAAACCGTATCGAGGCCCGTTTTAAGAAAGGCCATATTATAAGCTATCCCAGCTATTACGTGCTCGATCAATATGTCCGCAATCTCAAGGGTCCCGAAGCGATTTCAATTTTCTCTGAAGCCCATGAAGCGGTTATATATTCCGAAAATAAAAGAATTCCATTAAAAATAAAATACACCGACGACGTTTTCTGGGATATTGCTGAATTTCCTTTTCTGGAAGGAATGTCTTTTAAGAAGGAAGCCGTAGACAGGGCCGAAATGGTGGCGGTCATTACCGATCGCGCCGGACAAAATATATTCGGTACAAAACCGGCTCTTGGCGAATATCTGGAGACCTCCAAGGGGACGTACCGAATTATCGGGATTATCCCTTTTCGAGAAATAAGGGCGATATTTCTCAATGCCGATATCTTTGTTCCTCTTACGACTTCCCTCGGAGCAATGAACAGCAAAGAATTATGGGGCGATGAATTCGCTTTGATGCAAGCCGCCGACAAATCGCAATTCGCACCGATAAAAAATGAATTCCAAAGTCATATGGAGCAATTGATTAAAGACCATAAGGATGCCCTGCAAATCACCTCGCTTGACTGTTTTATAGGTACCATGTCTGAATCATTTATGACGGAGGCCGGTCAGAGCGAAATCGTCACTTTCTTAGGCATCATTGGCATGATGATCCTCTTTATGCTCCTGCCGGCCGTGAATCTCACGACCGTCAATATCAGCCGCATCATGGAGAGATTCCCCGAAATTGGAATAAGAAAGGCTTTTGGAGCTTCGTCATCGACTTTGATGGGTCAATTCATAATAGAAAATGTCATTCTTACTCTTATCGGCGGGCTGATTGCATATATTTTATCGTGGATAGCGCTTTTGCTCATAAATGCCAGCGGCGTGGTTCCATGGGGATACATCGAACTTGACATGAAAGTATTTTTCTACAGTATGATCGTCACCGTTTTCTTCGGTATTTTCTCGGGAGTCCTGCCATCATATCGGATGTCGCGTCTCCATCCCGCCGAAGCGCTGAAAGGAATAAGCCGATGA
- a CDS encoding ABC transporter ATP-binding protein, with amino-acid sequence MISLNQVEKIYRTSSVETLALHNINIEVPEGSFLSIMGPSGSGKSTLLNIMGLIDAPTEGEVLIGGNNVVGMSEKEMARLRNKMIGFVFQSFHLIADLSVVDNVELPLIYRKMTAGERQRRALDALAKVGLSARTKHFPTQLSGGQCQRVAVARAIVSDPKIILADEPTGNLDSNMSNEIMEILLTLNKEEKVTIAIVTHNEEIADRTNRIIRLFDGSQVS; translated from the coding sequence TGATTAGTCTGAATCAGGTTGAAAAAATCTATCGCACCTCCAGCGTGGAGACACTGGCACTGCACAATATCAATATTGAAGTGCCGGAGGGATCATTTCTTTCGATTATGGGGCCATCGGGCTCGGGCAAGAGCACGTTGCTTAACATTATGGGGCTGATCGATGCCCCGACTGAGGGCGAAGTGCTGATAGGGGGCAATAATGTGGTGGGGATGAGCGAAAAGGAGATGGCGCGTCTGCGGAACAAGATGATCGGTTTTGTATTCCAAAGCTTCCATTTGATCGCCGATCTCAGCGTCGTGGATAATGTCGAATTGCCTTTGATTTACCGCAAGATGACTGCCGGTGAACGACAGCGAAGGGCTTTGGACGCACTGGCGAAGGTCGGCTTGAGCGCCAGAACCAAGCATTTCCCGACACAGCTTTCCGGCGGTCAGTGTCAGCGAGTGGCCGTGGCCCGTGCAATTGTCAGTGATCCGAAAATAATTTTGGCCGATGAACCGACCGGCAATCTCGATTCCAACATGAGCAATGAAATAATGGAAATATTGCTCACCCTGAACAAAGAAGAGAAAGTCACGATCGCGATTGTTACTCATAATGAAGAGATCGCCGACCGCACCAATCGAATAATTCGCCTCTTTGACGGCAGCCAGGTGTCTTAG